TTAATAATTCAGTCTCAAAGGCTGATGCACGAAGTTGGAGCAAGATGCAAAATCCAACCCAAGCTCAACCCAAAACTCAGCTGATTCTTCTCGCCTGTGCTTTACCCAACAAACTGCAGCCGTGGAACCGCTCCTGCTTTATTTACCACATCTATTTTCCAGAAGCCTCCCAGGTCACTGCAGTTATTTCCCCAATTATTTAATGGGATTTTTCCCTGTTTCCCAGCTCTCCCCCCATCTTGCCCACTCTGTTCCCAGGGGGGTCAGGCGGGCGCTCGCCCCAGTTCGAAGTTCACTTTGAATGTAACGCGGGCAAGAAACTGGAACCGGCAACACAAAATTCGCTGCAGCACGTGCCTGGAATTGCAGCCAAAGAGCCaagtgggcagcaggtcaggaaAAGATGACACCCCCTATAATTAAACATCTTCATATCAGATTAACCAAAAAAAAGTCATTAGAAATAAATGAGTTAAGTGATTCTGCAACACAAGTTAAACGGCAGTCACGGGAGAAGGACAAACTGCACGGCCCAGCTTGACTGAGATAATTATTTTAGCAAAGCTTATTGCAAAATAAATTGCACGGAAGTTGAGAAACCTTCTGAAATTgttgttttcaaataaatctTTGGCTCCTTCAAGGaagtggaggagaaaaaaaaaagcaaggaaaaaaataaagcaaaaggagCGAGCCGGTATTGTGTCCTTAGCAGCAGTTTGAGCAGCAGAACAAAGGCAGGCAGAGTTTCAAAGCACAGCAGCTCTCCCCACTCCGCTGTTTGTTCTGCTCATGAGCAGACAAGCTGTTCCCTTTCATCTGGAAAAACTCACACAATAAGAAAAATACCTCAGTAGAATGCGAGTCTGTACTAACAAAGCCCCAGGGGCAGCAGGAGGAAATCTTCCGGCCGGCAGAAACGCTTTGGCGTTGGATCCTCAGTAGGCGGCTGCGGGCGCAGGAACAGGGACCAGGGACTGTCAGGTGCCCCtgcccatcctcatcctcctcctcctcttcaccaCGAAGGCTCCGGTCTCGCAGGTCAGCGAGTGAAGGCCGTGGCATGGAGCTGATGGGGAGAGGCAGCAGACGAAGGGCTGGCACAGGGTGAGACTCCGGGTGACGCCCTCGGGGAACACGGGGAATCAAAAGCACGAGCGCAGGGTCCAACCTGGACTCGAATCCGGAGCCGTGGGAGCTGCGCTGCGGGTCAGAGCCGCTGGAAACGTCTCTCCGGAAGGTTGTTTTGATAAACACGCCATCTCCTTGTGGAATTCAAACCTCCAACTGTTCCACTGGCATGGACacctctgcagcaccagcacaggcCACAGATTGCGAGTTAACTTGAATTACATTTCAGATCTGGGGAGGGTGGCAGTGGGAGGTTGATGAACAGTATGCTCTAGCTCTGATGTTGTTACAACCAGATGGCTTCAGCTTATCATttacaataaaaaacaaacaacaaaaaagtgaagCTGACAAATAAATCATTAATTCACCTGCAACTGGCAGGATGCGAGCAAGTCGCCTCCTTCGCAGATCTGACAGCGCGTTCCGAGCGTGCAGGAGGGGCTGGGGCGCCAAGCCCAGCACAGATCACTGTCCTGCAGGTATCTCCTGTCCTGGGGGAAGGAGCTGCCAGACCCGCAGCGCTTTCCGGTGACACCTCCCAGAAACGCTGAGCACCAGCGCCAGAACACGCGGTCACCTCCTCCAGGCGCCTCTGGTCCCCGGACAGGGACGCTCCGATCGGTCACTCCAGCGGGACAGGGATGAACGGCTGGGGCAGGTGGAATATTTCAATAAACAACGCGGTTACTGCAGCGTAATTAGACATCTCTGTGCCACGCAGACAACTCCTGCAATTACCTGGCAATGAACTTTTCGTGTCTGTACGCAATTAGAAGCTGAAATGCTGGGTTTGAGTCCTgacaggggaggggggagaagcTTGTTATGACTAAATGCTTCGCTTACCTAAAAGGAAACGCACACTAAATCCAATATAAAAGGAATTAGCGGCGTTTGAGCAATAGATGTAAGATGGGAATTGGTGAACCACGTAGAAGGAAGGATTGCTATGCGGAGGGTTGTGTGTGCGTGGTAAGAGCTTGGTGAGGAACACAAGGGGAAGGGACCCTCTCAGGAGTCCCCATCCATAAACACATCCAGCAGCCAGATTAAACATGAGCGTGCAAACGGAATTCTCCTCCACACAAGGGACAGGAGGCTGTGAGGCAGCACGGTGACAGAATGAAAAACTGGAGACAACAGACACCTCATCTATTTTCTAGACACAACAGCGTAAGCCATTCCGTGCCCCAACGGACCATGGAAGGTCAGATCAATCACGGTGCATTCCAGTCCGCCCTCCCTGGGGCTAATGACCCCAAAAGGGACATGGGCTgcgctgccagccctgcccgcaccGTCCTGTGCCAGATCCTGACCGTCCTTGCTCCCCGCAGACAGGCCCAGCTTCAAGGGGAGCCCAGGGCCCCGCTGTGGGCAGCTGGCATTAAAACCCATGCTCTCCACCATTCTGGTAATACCTGCTAGGAGCAATAAACCAGGTTTGCACAGCAGCTCTGTGCGCGACATCCCTTAATAAATCCCGGCTGAGCTCCGGAACAGCACATCGCTGTCAGCACGCGGCAGCGGACTGAAACGGGACCTCCGGGGAGCCCGTTTGAAACTGGCAAgtcttaaaaatgaaacaagaaagaCAACAGATACCACACAGTACAAAATagtaattatttatattttcaaaaaggaaaaaaaaaaaaaagttaccagcTATTTTGAAACTTCTTCCCTGTAAGAAGAGTGACTAATAGAAAGGAACAGGACTGGCTCTATACAGTCAGCAAGTCAGGTACAAACAGTTGTTAAGAATCATTTAGCAACTCAGGACAGGGACTTCTGACGCAGCGCTCATGAACAataaaatttctcttttttttttttgtttgttttttaaaaagggggaggagggaaaataaagcagggaaaaATGCCAAAAACACTTCCCACAATATCTAAAAACAGTAACCGTTGTTCTTGTCAGACAGCACGCTCCAGATCCAAGGATTTTCTAGTCCTTTCCAAACCAGCAGCCTTGCCAAGGGCTGCCTGCAGTCTATTCACACCCTCCAGCCGCTCACTGGCCCCTTGCACTCCAACCTGTCACTTGATAAAACATggggtttttcttcctttttttctcccctttttttttttttcaattaacatACAACTGCTACTAACAGAGAAACTGATCTTCTTGTTGCTGGATAGCAATAAGGAGTTACACAAATGTCCAGTTTTTAGCTCAGCTGGAAGGACTtaaattctcttttcttttttgatatAAATACTACTGGAGCTCCCATCAGGTACTTCCTTTCCAGAACTTCACTGGAAATTCTTTTTAACCCTCCAACGCTTTCCAAGGCTAAAACGTCCTCTTGCTCCAGGCATCTGACGGTTCGTTCTGTGCTGCCAGACGCAGAGATGTTGTTTTCCCCAGTACCTCTGCTGGGTTATCCCAACTCGGGCCGGTGCCTAAACCGAACCCGGTCCTTAATTGACTCGGCCAAGTCGAAGGGAACACACAGACAATGCAGCAACAGGGATTCGttaggttgaacagccccaggcCCACCCTCCCCCCTCTCCCCAAGTTACTTGGTGCTGTTTGAAAAAGTCTGGGTGTCACGAAGCAGTCTCTTCCCCCCAACAACAGAGTAAAAGCTCCACGGATTTCGCTGTCTACCTGGTGGTCAAGGTCACAGCAGCAACGGCTGGTGCTGCTTCCAGAACAACACGGGGCGGCGCGAGCCGGGCTTTAGGATTGCTTCAGTCGCTTCCGCGGGGGCCCCAGGAAGGGACACTGCGCTGAGGCCAGCGAGCGATAGGCCTCGGCCACCAAGTGCGGGTGTGAAACCACCATCGACTTCCAGCCCGAGGTCTCCATGACATCAGAAGCATGACTAGAAGTAAGAGAGAACAAATGTGAAGTTATCGACTGGGGACAGAAAGGATTCTTAACTAAATAGATTCTTTCTGCAGGCCCGAGAAACCTGATGTTTTTAGCGCACCGTTTTAGGGTCACTCTGGATGCGTGGTGGGGATCTTTGTGAGGACGGCAAGTGTTGGCTCTGCTGGCACGGCTGCACGCAGCACAGCGCCGCAGCCTCAGGGGGAAAAGCTTAAACCTCTGCAATGGCAGGTGGAGGACAGCAGGAACTCCGTGTTATCCATCCCAGCTCCTCAGCAAAGAAGTAGTTTACATCAATACAGGAGGTACTGAGAAAAACTGACCAATAGGACTAAACACGTTTCCAGACACCAAAGTAGTTGGTAGTCATTTGACACGTACTGAAAAGTCTGTTCTATTACAACGTGCAAACAGTCCCGCAATATCAGGGACTACTTGATATTCTACTGCCTACAAGTTGTTCAGGTGTGGGGAAGAGACCAGCCCAGCCCACAGACACCACTGTACACTCTGAACAACCCCAGCAGGGCAGGACTGACCTGCCCTTGGTGCAACGGCACCCCCGGGACACCAGATTGGTGAAGGACCACAATGGGAGAACTCAAAAACACCAAAGAGGAGGATCTGCTCTGCCTGTGATGGCTCCCAGGTTGCGAACCCCGTTGCTAATAAACACTTTCCTCTGGGTTTGTTATATCCAGGAACAAGAGAACTCACTAGTTAATGAAGTCGACTGCCTGAGTTTTGAGCTGGTCGGCGCTGTGCAGGTCGGCCAGGATGAGGATCTCGGCTGCGTTCTCCACAGACAGGTTGCTGCACAGCGCGTCCTCGCACATCACCTTCAGGCGCTCCAGCGCGTACTGCAAAATACAAAGCAGAGCAGTCAGGGGCAGGACACGGTGCGCCGGGCCTGACGCGAGGCCTCGCTCTGCTCCTCCACTCTTCAGTAAAACCACCCTGCCATGACCAGGCCTCTCTGCTATATGCATCTGAACTGCACTCAAAGGAGTAGTGACcagcaacaaaaaaccaaacaaacgaaaaaagaATCGTGATGCGCCCACCCTGAGGAAAAGCAATGGAGAGGAGACATACCCACCAGAACTCGTCCCGGCCTGCGGGGACAGGCTGCCTGGCGCTGTGCTCATGCTTGGAAATGAGAGCTTCACGTCACCTGGAACACTGTCTCACTCACTTCAAGGCACAGAACGCTAAAGCCAGACTTTTATTCTCACTCTCAGGCAGGATCACCCGCAATCAGCGGGAAGATCTGTCTAACAGGGAACGCTCCACAGGGTTCCAGGGATGTTCAGGCAGCTTTCACTAAACTCCTTCGCCATTCATGACCTGCACATCAAGACCAGCCTTGCTCAAGTACAGGCTGTTGGTTTAATACTAAAGTGTTAAATAAATGTTGCCGATTTCTTGCAGCTATCCAGCTGGAAACTGAACACCACAGCATGTCTGTAGCTCTGGCAAAACCTCTAACTCTGCATCCTCAATCTGGAGTTTCTACCATCCCACTGTGCATTTGCCCGAGCGCTGCCAGACGCGCGGGGCTGAGCCGCGTCGGTAGCCCGAGGAGCTGCAGGGACGTGTGTGGCAGCACAGAGCTGTCTGACAACTGTCACCCTGCGTTCGGTGGTACTTTGGGcatcacccaaacctgcagacgcCACCCAGATCTTCAAAAGCAACACGGTGGGCTCGGGCAGACCCCAAACCGCAGGTTTACGGATATAACAGCTGGGAACCGTGAGACCAAGATGCTTCTGGAAATCTGGGTACGTGGGATTTGATCGGGGTCTGCGGCTCTTTGCACGAACCAAATGGGATAGTTCGGAATAGTCTAGGTCCCGTGATTCCATCTCATGGGGTTAAGAGAGCAGTCAATTATAATGAAGTTCTTATGGGAGTAATAACATTAGTACTAAGAAATTGTCCTGAAGATTAAACACAGTTCAGTCCTCTTTGTGTTATCACTTCAAATTGAgtgatatttcttaaaaaaatgagattgttaatttttttcttatctgaCAGATAACTGCATTTGAGAGTAACCTTCATATTGTTTCTAAGGCTTTTTGGACAACTACGAGATGACACAGTATCCGAGTTGGTCAGTGTGTGAGGCCCCGTTTGGCAAACACACCAGATTTGTGAGGGCTGCTCTGTTGGCCTGAACAGAGACCTGGTAATGAGCTCGTTGGTGCCACAACGGGAGCACTTGCCATTTGAGAAGCACTATCACCATCAACTGAGTTTATACTCCTATTGATTAAATTTAAATTCGTAATTATAAAGCCCTGTTTTCACTGAAGACTCTGTGACAATAACGACTTCAACCGAAGCATGGCgctcaaaaccaggacagtttgcTCCCACCAGAACATCTGAAGAGGCAACTCACACTTACTTGCTTTATCCATATCAATAACCAAACCAGGGGCAAGCCATTACTTTATAGTACTGTCCGTCACTAGATCAAAATGTAGCAAACAAAGCCTAAAATTATTCCTTTTATAAATGGAATATTCTCCTCTATGCATGTATGATTTTTATTTCGATTATCGCTACAAATAGCTCAGCTTCTAATTACATAGCTGGGCAAAAGGAGCCATTCTGGTCTCCCAGGTACCAGGAttaccccttcccccctttcttAATTACATTTAAAGCAACATCCCACCTAACAACACACTTACCCAAGCGGCTGAAATAGCATCTCCTGGGCTGAGCAGACacgctttgctttgctttgggtcTAATTACATATTTTCCCCAAGAGGCAGGAGGAACTCAGAAGAAGCTGTTTCAGTCTCTTGAGTAAATATTAGATGGTTCATGCGCTTCCAtggaagattttttatttttgcttttaaaagacaCACAAtgagtttaaaaggaaaaaaagccctaCATTAAAAGCCAGGAAACTCAAAGTTAAAGCCTACCCTGTCCTTAATGTACTGCTTCGTACTTACACTTGTCTCAGTTAAAGATGGTATGTGAGCTCTCAATCAATACTCTTTAAATATTGAATAAAATATGTGGCAATGACTATAATCAGGCCAAAAATCTCCTTGCATTATCTCCCGTTTTAATTCTAGTTGCAGTGGCCCAGTAATGGCGTATGGAGCGTTTCACCTCTAAAACTCAGCGTTTTTGATGGAGCCCAGGTCTGCAGTGACAGGGAACTGGATGGTCGTGTGGTGGTTGCGTGGAACAAGGTTACATGCATCCACATCTTAAACGCCACCGCCCTCCGTGGCACCCCCAGAGGATCCGAGGGCTGAAGAAGCACGGAGACTGAACTACGCTCTCACCCTAGAGGTGCTCCCTCCGGGTCAGGGCTGAGGCACAGGGCAGTGTGGAGAATCTTGCACTGCTGCTACCCGTGCTGAACCTGCGCGGTGGATAAAGTCAGGACTTTAGTCTCCAGTGCTGTCAAACTGGCATCTTGCACCAGCACTAAGTTcacttttaagagaaaaaaaataaaaaaacaaaaaaggcaatcaAGCTGTGGTTATATATGAGGAATTCCCAGCGGTGCGGGGCTCGCTGGCCGCTCTCTGGGGTCCCAGGGCTGCAAAGGGAAGGAGCAGCGGTGGCTGGCGAGGCCAAGCAGCGCCCGCCGCTCGGGGGCCGCCGCACCGGCCCTGAAGGACCCTGCAAAACCAGCGAGGACTCAGCGAGCGGGCGTCCTCCTCTCCACAGACAGCAGGGACTGCCACTGCGAAAAGAGAATAAACAACAGGACCCCCCCGCTCTCCGCCGTCCATCGCTCAGAGCGCCTCTGGAGCTGCCGACCCCGGTCAGGCCAGAGGAGACACAGGCCCTGTTTGCCAGGGCCGAACGCTGCTTTGGAGATTGGGTAACAATTGCACTAAAAAAAATATCGCCACGTCCACTCTGAAATTTTCTTCTCTCCCCCAGCTCTTATGCTACATTACGGTGAACAAAGATGTCCTCTGAAATTTTAAGAAAATGCTTAAGAATGAGCAGTAGAGACAGAAATTCTGTGTTAAGGTATGTATCTATAGAGCTATACGTATCTATGTTACATCCAGGTTTACCTACACGCCACAGCCAATTCAGAGAAACTGCCCCGCCGCAGCACCCACACGAGCAGCTCGCTGCAGCGATCCCAAGGAGCTCTGCGCGAAGCAAGACACATGTCATTCCTGCTCCTCCGAACACCCGGGAATCCCAACTGTACCTTGTCAGCAGCTGCCAGCAAGTCATCAGCCATTTTGTCAAGATTTGGTGCCTTCCCCGTGTAAATAAAGCACATCATTTCCTTAAAAACTTCAGGCTCCACATCATTGATTTCAACCCGATTCTGTATCGGAAAAATGAAGCTTGTTAAGATCCTGACAAGAATGTAAAGGTTTCCTTCTACCCAAGCTCTTTCAGTATTCAGAAATTTGCTACAAACTATTTAGAATGTTTACTACttgcaaataaaaaaacaaaagaagaaagaagaacgtAGATGGAATAAGAAGGATTCTAAGTTGTATTTCACATTCTCTACTTCTCCCTGTCCCACCCCAGACTCTTTCCCCAAAGTAACAAAGGTAACAATTGCCTCCTTGATCCCTTTCATCCTCCCTTCAGGACAGCTGAAGCAGAGACCTGCATCTAATGTGAGAGAAACAGTTAACAGGTGACAGTAGTCACAAACACTACCTGAGACAGTGACGCTAGAGCTGACTAGAGAGCTGTTACCCCAGCTGGAGAAGTTCTGCTTCCTTCAGAACTTACCTTTTTACTCTCTTCCATCTCGTGCTCAAACATGGCGCTGAAAACCGGAGAACGCGCTATGGcagtgaggaaaacaaaacacagttagAGGAGCCCTGGGACACTTCAGGACACGCTAAGCGCAGCCTGCCAACACCTCAGCAACCGACCCGCTACTCCATCCTGCTACAGCAGACAGGACAAATTCAGTGTAACTGCCACACGAGTGTCAGTTGTGACATAATGTGGCCGACGGAGCTTCAGACTGGGTGTGGGAGAATTCCTTACGTCCTCTCAAACAACGCTGAAGAGTACATGGGTGGTTAAGTTAAGTTTCTTGACTTTACAAGAAAGTACTCCTCTGGAAACATCACTCCTTACAAATGCTTTAGGAATATATTACCACAGCCACAAAAACATCCTCCTACCATCCTCGCCATAGGAGGAGATAAGCAACTTAAAACGGAGCAGATATTTCTTCTCTCCTGATTAGCAGTTCACAAAACGGTCTTTTACTACAGCTCTGCAGTTAAAAGAAGGGCAAAAGCCTCCTTTAAAGACACAGTAAATCCACCCCGTGCCCCACTGCGGTACTGACCTGCCAGGATGGCTTTGTGCGCCTGGAACTCCTGCCCCGCCACGCACAAACAGCAGTCGGTGAAGCGCGAGTTCTCCCACAGCCCGCCCAGCTCGTCTGCCAGGCGGCACTCGGGCACCTTCACCATGTTCATCGTGTTCTGGCCGGAGATGTTGACCGAGTCCTGCACCACGCTCACCTGCAGGGGAAAGGAAAACAGGCTCAAAAACACACACTGGAAATGTCGGTTCCCTCCAGGGAGTTTTTATTTGCAGGGCAGCTGAAGGGAAACACAGAGCAAACCCCAGACCTCTCGAGCAGAACCGCTGTGTTGTTAACAGTGTCTCCATTTCTGAAGCATCCTCTGTCCCCTGCCCTAACCCTGCTCTCTGCTCCTCCAGGGTGTCCCACATCACACCAGATTTTCTTCTCAACCCCAAAGTAACGGCGCTCTATGCAATTTAATCATAACTTTATTCGGTGACTTCCTGAGGAAGTGGAACCTTATTTTTTGGCTTTTACAGACATCATACCTGACCTAGTTTTTTCCTTCTATCACCACTCTGAAACCCGCCCCAATCAATAATGCAATACAGACAGCAGTGCAGATGAAAATGAAGTATCCGAGATCTTTGACGGCCAAGCATCCACATGGGTGGGCATGGGCTGAACGCCACGTCTCGCTGCTTCTGGTTTGCAGTGTCTCAGAGTTTAAACGCTGCCATCACATTACaaacttaaattaaaaacaacccacaaaactaAGTAATAAAAGAGCAGCTTTGTGTCAGGTAAGGAGGAAGATTTGCAGAAGGCAAATGCAGAAGGCAGGTGGATCCCTGCTCGGCTGCTCCAGAGCAGCCAGGGCTGGGCCCTGCGTGGCCACGCTGGCTGATAACAAGGACACCAAGGGAACCGCTCGGAGCCCGGGCAGCACCGAACCGTGAGCTTCAACACGCCATAAATCACACCCCTCTACGGCAGATTCAATTAATAACACCAGTGACTAACAGCACCCTGCTCTAACGAAGGATAAAGGACGACACTGACTGACAGGGAAGCCTATGTGAGACTATTCCCTGGATTTGCTGTCAAGTCCAAGTTAAATTTCAGTTCTATTAATAACCAGTGGCCAAAGAAGAACAGACAGCAAAAGGAAGCCTCACAGTTATGTAAAAGGAGGAGTAAATTATTAAGTGAGAGAGGTGACGGAAGCATCTTCCGAGGTAAAACCCCCTGAGAGCACGTCCCCCCACTCGTGAGAAAGCCGGGTGGTTTGTGAGGGCAGACGGGTGCTGTGTGAACTCTCGGCACACACACCAGATGCTGCTCGCCAGCGGACACTGATGATTACCCAGAACATCAGCAAGTTAATATTCCTCGTCACTCATTTGACAGCTACAAAATCTTGTTGCCCTCTGCCATTCAGCCCAGCAACATGGACTCAAGGATGGATGAAAACTCAGATTCATTAAAATGGAATTCCAAGATGCAGACCCCTTGCTGATTATGGATCAGCTAAAAAAGACCTGGCAATCGCATCTCAAATCCACAAATAAATCCTGTTCGTATAGGAAACTCAGTTACTGCCATGAAAATACATTGTATGGCTTTTACATCAGGAGCAGATTTCAAGTGGTGACCAGCCGTAGACGTCGAATTAGATGAGGTTTTGGTCATGCTATTTTCAACATCTTAGCCAGGGAACCAGTGCTCCCAGCTCAGCACAGCTACTACCACAATGCTGGGAACATCgctctttttggaggcttcccaGCACGACATTTACCTATGATGTTGGAATATAATTTAAACAGCAGAAAGTAATGCAGTTGGGATATGAACAATCAGCTCCACCTGCAAAACAGAggtcaaaaaaaacccccaaactgacAACTAAACGAGGTCAGATGCGAAATGCTGACAGGGAACATCATGCTCTGCCTTAACAGCATTTCCAGCAAGACATCATCTGTGTTCAACACCGGACACGAGCAGAGAGCAAAAGGCTTCTTCCTTTAAACTCTAATAAAGCAACGAGAAGGTGCAGCAGACACCAGACAGCTGCCTGGTCTCCAGGAACAAGGATCCCAAGAGCAGCACTGCTGACCCCTTGGTTCCTGCCCCCAGAACacggctgctccaagcacagctCCACGGGGACACGCTCCAGCCCACGGCACGGCCGGTCGCAGCACAGACACTCATTGGGAGCTccgagaagggaagagaaaataaaatgagaggTGGCAGAAAACCCCAAGCCAAGGTGTTGATAGCTCCTGCCAAGTTGCTTCCAGACAGCAAACCCTTCCTCGCTGGTATCGCCACAGATTTCTAACACGCTGGACTGCAGAACAAACAGGAGATATCACAGGCAGGTGAAGCCAGCAATAAGTTTTCATCCAGAACACACAAAGACACTGAGCTGAAGCTTTTGAAGGGACTAATTCAGCAGCAAATGGACTGACTTGAATTAGTACCGGTTGCCAAGACTCCTGGCAGATCTCAGGTTTACCTGCACCGCACCTTGCAAATTCCCTTCTCAGACATTAATTTTTGAGTCTCATTCCACAATTGTACATTTTCTGGCTCTTTTCTCATGAAGGAAAGAGGAATTGCCAGACCTAGAGGTGTCATCCCCACTACTGCCCTCTTCTCCACATTGCTGAAGTGCTAAAGGAAGGGCTCCCTCATTACAGGAGTCATTTATGCTGCTGATCGAATCCGCATCCTTTAGGAGATggcttcttaaaaaaaacaaaccaaaaaaacccaacaaaaccagccaGCTGTCGAACAGCTCTGACCAAAGCACTTCTTTCACTcctgaaagaaaacacagcagaagaaaagaCTCCCACAAAAACCACTGCAGGAGATCCAAAGAAAGAACAACTCGTTCCACCTGTCTCCTGGCAAAAGTCACAGCTACGGGAGGCATTCTGCAGTAAAAAGACCACGACAATAAGACAGCAGAAGCTCGGAAGGTACTAAATCACAGAGTTTAAATTTGCTCATTAAGGTTTCTAGACTTAAATAGCTAGTTTCAGAAATAACTGTATCTTT
Above is a window of Patagioenas fasciata isolate bPatFas1 chromosome 22, bPatFas1.hap1, whole genome shotgun sequence DNA encoding:
- the SPOP gene encoding speckle-type POZ protein; this translates as MSRVPSPPPPAEMSSGPVAESWCYTQIKVVKFSYMWTINNFSFCREEMGEVIKSSTFSSGANDKLKWCLRVNPKGLDEESKDYLSLYLLLVSCPKSEVRAKFKFSILNAKGEETKAMESQRAYRFVQGKDWGFKKFIRRDFLLDEANGLLPDDKLTLFCEVSVVQDSVNISGQNTMNMVKVPECRLADELGGLWENSRFTDCCLCVAGQEFQAHKAILAARSPVFSAMFEHEMEESKKNRVEINDVEPEVFKEMMCFIYTGKAPNLDKMADDLLAAADKYALERLKVMCEDALCSNLSVENAAEILILADLHSADQLKTQAVDFINYHASDVMETSGWKSMVVSHPHLVAEAYRSLASAQCPFLGPPRKRLKQS